The Pseudanabaena galeata CCNP1313 genome includes a region encoding these proteins:
- a CDS encoding HAD-IIB family hydrolase, whose product MSNKNHTPLYILLISIHGLIRGQNLELGRDADTGGQTKYVVELAKAIAKQSNVERVDLVTRLIIDDAVDADYGLETEPLAENAQIVRIEAGPEGYIPKEELWSHLDGFTDRLFAWLLKQPRLPDIIHSHYADAGYVGARLSHLTGLPLIHTGHSLGRDKLRRLLGSGIPLEQIEERYHMLQRVSAEEDTLSNADLVITSTRNEIEDQYELYDYYTPEKMAIIPPGTDLEQFYPPTENNQAIAFQEVLAKFLNNPEKPIILALSRPDQRKNIVTLLEAYGQSTRLQELANLVIVAGNRQDIRDLNEGAQSVLTELLLVMDCYDLYGRVALPKHHSSGEVADIYRLATKSKGVFINPALTEPFGLTLLEAAASGLPLVATENGGPVDIIGNCENGLLVDPLNEKAIAEALLQILEDADLWQQFSENGLKNVAKFYSWESHAQTYLQKVQPLVLQQEPLPKPTFLPKAGQYRKRAIFTAIDNTLLGDAEALAQFIQLVRQQHRKFLFGIATGRRLDSVLKILKNYGIPTPDVLITSLGTEIYYPPRYNADIAWNYHIDHWWTPQVLRRIIDPLSGITPQPKEQQSRFKVSYYYDANIAPSMEEILTLLRQQELSVNTTLSFGQYLDFVPARASKGLALRYVARQWNIPLEQVLVNGGSGGDEDMLRGNTLGVVVDNRHREELLALNDSDRVYFAESAHAGGILEAIAHYDFFNL is encoded by the coding sequence ATGTCCAACAAGAACCACACACCATTATATATTCTGCTTATCAGCATTCATGGATTGATCAGAGGTCAGAATCTAGAATTGGGGCGAGATGCAGATACTGGAGGTCAAACAAAATATGTTGTGGAATTGGCTAAAGCTATTGCCAAACAGTCGAATGTAGAGCGTGTTGATTTGGTTACCAGACTGATTATTGATGATGCTGTAGATGCTGACTATGGCTTAGAGACTGAACCTTTAGCCGAAAATGCTCAGATCGTGCGAATTGAAGCAGGACCTGAAGGCTATATTCCCAAAGAAGAATTATGGAGTCATCTGGATGGCTTTACCGATCGCCTGTTTGCTTGGTTACTCAAACAGCCGCGTTTGCCCGATATCATTCATAGTCACTATGCCGATGCGGGATATGTGGGAGCGCGACTTTCCCATTTAACGGGTTTACCCCTAATCCATACGGGACATTCATTAGGGCGAGATAAGTTGCGAAGATTGCTGGGATCAGGAATACCCCTAGAACAGATCGAAGAACGCTATCATATGCTCCAGAGGGTCAGTGCTGAAGAAGACACCCTCAGTAATGCAGACTTAGTGATTACTAGCACGCGCAATGAAATTGAAGATCAGTATGAACTTTACGACTACTACACGCCCGAAAAAATGGCGATCATCCCCCCTGGGACGGATTTAGAGCAGTTTTATCCACCAACTGAAAATAATCAAGCGATCGCTTTTCAAGAGGTTCTCGCCAAGTTTCTCAATAATCCTGAAAAGCCAATCATTCTGGCTCTTTCTCGCCCCGATCAGCGTAAAAACATCGTTACACTTTTAGAAGCCTATGGTCAATCAACCCGTCTCCAAGAATTAGCTAATCTCGTAATTGTGGCAGGTAATCGACAGGATATTCGAGATCTAAATGAGGGGGCGCAAAGTGTTTTGACAGAATTATTGCTGGTAATGGATTGCTATGATCTGTATGGTCGAGTAGCTCTACCGAAGCACCATAGTTCTGGTGAAGTTGCGGATATTTATCGATTAGCGACTAAGTCTAAGGGTGTTTTTATCAATCCTGCTCTCACTGAGCCTTTTGGACTAACGCTATTAGAGGCGGCAGCGAGTGGATTGCCATTGGTTGCCACTGAAAATGGGGGGCCAGTGGATATTATTGGTAATTGTGAGAATGGATTATTAGTTGATCCTTTGAATGAGAAGGCGATCGCTGAGGCTTTATTGCAGATTCTCGAAGATGCAGATCTCTGGCAGCAATTTTCTGAAAATGGATTAAAAAATGTTGCCAAATTCTATTCATGGGAGTCTCATGCTCAAACCTATTTGCAAAAAGTTCAGCCTCTCGTACTGCAACAGGAACCTTTACCAAAGCCAACATTCTTGCCAAAAGCAGGACAATATCGTAAGCGGGCGATTTTCACGGCGATCGACAATACCTTATTGGGGGATGCGGAAGCATTGGCGCAATTTATCCAACTTGTTCGCCAACAACACAGAAAATTTCTGTTTGGTATCGCCACAGGTCGGCGTTTAGATTCAGTTCTCAAGATTTTAAAAAACTATGGAATTCCTACTCCCGATGTTCTAATTACCAGTTTAGGCACAGAGATTTACTACCCTCCTCGCTATAATGCGGATATTGCTTGGAATTACCATATCGATCATTGGTGGACACCACAAGTATTACGGCGCATTATCGATCCATTATCAGGGATCACCCCGCAGCCAAAGGAGCAGCAAAGTCGGTTTAAGGTTTCCTATTACTACGATGCCAATATTGCCCCATCAATGGAAGAGATTTTGACTCTATTGCGTCAACAGGAATTGTCGGTGAATACAACTCTCTCCTTTGGTCAATATCTGGACTTTGTACCTGCAAGGGCTTCTAAGGGGCTTGCTCTGCGCTATGTTGCTAGACAATGGAATATTCCGCTAGAGCAGGTTTTGGTGAATGGTGGATCAGGCGGTGATGAAGATATGCTACGTGGCAATACTTTGGGCGTGGTCGTTGATAATCGTCACCGTGAAGAATTGTTGGCTTTGAATGATAGCGATCGCGTTTATTTTGCCGAAAGCGCCCATGCTGGCGGTATTTTAGAGGCGATCGCCCATTATGATTTCTTTAATTTATAA
- a CDS encoding SH3 domain-containing protein produces the protein MKTPLCTKLISLFLGFLPFFMATSINAGEEVVLENVPQNICGNSFRIIGDGESAAEVFKQPHYYADERGAEVIKLVPAGTEVLFQVSDRTGDWSEISLKGGLAGWVRSRDLRASSDGSLAFNGKMRVKTLDGSNVNIREFPSLSAKKIGSLEIDTIVTYKGFDGYWTKIVDGKGIEGFVSSKFLVCADSNLNSLIH, from the coding sequence ATGAAAACTCCATTATGCACCAAGCTAATATCTTTGTTTTTAGGCTTTTTGCCTTTTTTTATGGCGACAAGTATTAATGCTGGTGAGGAGGTTGTGCTAGAAAATGTGCCACAAAATATCTGTGGGAACTCTTTTAGAATTATTGGTGATGGTGAAAGTGCAGCAGAAGTTTTTAAACAACCACATTACTATGCAGATGAGCGTGGGGCTGAGGTCATTAAACTTGTACCTGCTGGGACTGAAGTTCTTTTTCAAGTCTCTGATAGAACTGGAGATTGGTCAGAAATTAGCCTGAAAGGAGGATTGGCAGGATGGGTTCGCAGTAGAGATTTGAGAGCAAGTTCCGATGGTAGTTTAGCATTTAACGGTAAGATGAGGGTCAAAACCTTAGATGGCTCAAATGTGAACATTCGAGAATTTCCCAGCTTGTCAGCCAAGAAAATTGGTTCTCTGGAAATAGATACTATTGTGACCTACAAAGGATTTGACGGCTATTGGACTAAGATAGTTGATGGAAAAGGTATTGAAGGTTTTGTGAGTTCTAAATTTTTAGTTTGTGCAGATTCTAATTTAAACTCACTCATTCATTAG
- a CDS encoding cation:proton antiporter codes for MIESGLKDAAIAENLKQFLLVLSVSLSVATLPQVFSWFRRIPYTLLLVIVGLGLALADVRLINLSPQLILLIFLPPLLFEAAWNLKWSRLKQDLIPISLYAVFGVVIAIAGIAISLNQFAQIALPTALLIGASLSATDPVSVTALFRELGVGKRLTTLMEGESLFNDGMAVVAFGFLIAFSQGTANLTFQAVFTQLVLVVGIGLGTGGIIGFGVSYLTQRFDLPLVEQSLTLVIAYGTYLITEELGGSGVIAVVTTGLILGNFGSLIGMNPRTRIIVSEFWEFLAFFVNSIVFLLIGDQIRFAILGENIGAIAVTIAAVIGTRAIAIYSLSGLSNHFAKSEIPIAEQTVLWWGGLRGAVSIALALSVPENFEGRELVIATVFGTVLFTLLVQGLTIQPVLQKLNLLQKQPMRQRYLEIIARQAALRRVLQRLIEIEQHPRVEIEFYNYQVSLVKGELTRLQEEVVQLQSEYPDLITFITDQLREELLAIEADTYAEFVRTGRLNQELSLFLDQEPAKF; via the coding sequence ATGATTGAATCAGGGCTGAAAGATGCAGCGATCGCAGAAAATTTAAAACAATTTTTACTGGTGCTTTCGGTCTCGCTGAGTGTGGCAACTTTGCCCCAAGTTTTTAGTTGGTTTCGCCGAATTCCCTATACATTACTATTGGTGATTGTTGGTCTAGGATTGGCATTAGCCGATGTGCGATTGATTAATCTCTCGCCCCAATTGATTTTGTTGATTTTCTTGCCACCTTTGCTATTTGAAGCTGCTTGGAATTTGAAATGGTCACGGTTAAAGCAGGATTTAATTCCGATTAGTCTCTATGCAGTTTTTGGAGTTGTCATTGCGATCGCAGGAATTGCCATCAGCCTCAATCAATTTGCTCAGATAGCTTTACCAACTGCTTTACTAATTGGCGCTAGCCTGTCAGCGACCGATCCTGTCTCAGTTACTGCTCTATTTCGAGAGTTAGGCGTGGGTAAGCGTCTAACTACTTTGATGGAAGGTGAGAGCTTATTTAATGATGGTATGGCAGTAGTTGCCTTTGGCTTTTTGATTGCCTTTTCCCAAGGAACTGCAAATTTGACATTTCAGGCAGTTTTTACTCAGTTAGTTTTGGTAGTAGGAATTGGGCTAGGTACTGGAGGAATAATCGGGTTTGGCGTTTCCTATTTGACTCAGCGTTTTGATCTGCCTTTAGTTGAGCAGTCACTAACTCTGGTGATCGCCTATGGAACTTACTTGATTACAGAAGAATTAGGCGGCTCAGGAGTAATTGCAGTAGTCACAACGGGATTAATTTTAGGAAATTTTGGTTCTCTAATTGGGATGAATCCTCGTACAAGAATCATTGTCAGTGAATTTTGGGAATTCTTAGCCTTTTTTGTGAATTCCATTGTCTTTCTATTAATTGGCGATCAGATCCGCTTTGCCATTCTAGGTGAAAATATTGGCGCGATCGCCGTGACAATCGCCGCCGTAATTGGCACAAGGGCGATCGCTATTTATAGTCTGAGTGGATTGAGCAATCACTTTGCGAAGTCAGAAATTCCCATTGCCGAGCAAACGGTACTTTGGTGGGGAGGGCTGCGGGGCGCGGTGTCTATTGCCCTAGCCTTGAGTGTCCCTGAAAACTTTGAAGGAAGAGAGTTAGTTATTGCAACTGTATTTGGAACGGTGCTATTTACTTTGCTTGTACAAGGATTGACGATTCAGCCTGTTCTTCAAAAGCTAAATCTGCTCCAAAAGCAACCAATGCGCCAAAGATATCTAGAAATCATAGCCCGTCAAGCTGCGCTCAGGCGAGTTTTGCAACGGTTGATCGAAATAGAGCAACATCCAAGGGTTGAGATCGAGTTCTATAACTATCAAGTATCTTTGGTCAAGGGTGAGCTAACTCGACTCCAAGAGGAAGTTGTTCAGCTTCAAAGCGAATATCCTGATCTAATCACTTTTATCACTGACCAATTGCGTGAAGAACTATTAGCGATCGAGGCTGACACCTATGCTGAGTTTGTGCGTACAGGTCGATTAAATCAAGAACTCTCTCTATTCTTAGACCAAGAGCCAGCCAAATTTTAA
- a CDS encoding GGDEF domain-containing protein, which yields MLIDIDFFKRVNDVYGHDGGDMVLVHLAQILQTKMRHIDSASRWGGEEFLILLPDTVLDQAHEIAEQLRSYVETNPAPSNIQITISLGIAVISQHGNSLESLITAADHALYAAKKNGRNQVAIAN from the coding sequence ATTTTAATTGATATCGATTTCTTTAAACGGGTTAATGATGTCTATGGACATGATGGCGGTGATATGGTGCTGGTTCATCTTGCTCAAATTCTGCAAACCAAAATGCGTCACATAGATTCAGCGAGTCGATGGGGCGGCGAAGAGTTTTTGATTTTATTACCTGATACAGTCCTCGATCAGGCTCATGAGATTGCCGAGCAATTACGCTCGTATGTGGAGACAAATCCCGCACCATCAAATATTCAAATCACAATCAGTTTAGGAATCGCCGTAATCAGTCAGCATGGCAATTCGTTGGAGAGCTTAATTACGGCGGCTGACCATGCTCTCTATGCAGCCAAGAAAAATGGACGTAACCAAGTAGCGATCGCCAACTAG
- a CDS encoding IS982 family transposase, which produces MDITRIFCEVDDFCQSFEKHWQEQPMLPSMQGERKSRSRMRLSEVMTIAIAFHGSGYKTFKDFYTLTVIPFWRKAFPHLVSYTRFVELMPWTMMLLCCFLHTRKGEVTGISFIDSTPINVCVPCRAHAHKVFKGMVNWGKNSVGWHFGFKLHLIINDKGELLAFKLTPANIDDRQPVPEMAQDLFGQLFGDRGYISQKLFEKLYEQGLQLITKRKKNMKNCLVKLIDKILLRKRAIIESVNDQLKNISQIEHSRHRSFFNFLVNLLAGLVAYTYRETKPALDLLFKGLPALPPAIF; this is translated from the coding sequence TTGGATATCACGCGAATCTTCTGTGAAGTGGATGATTTTTGCCAAAGCTTTGAAAAACACTGGCAAGAGCAACCAATGTTGCCATCAATGCAGGGAGAAAGGAAAAGTCGCTCAAGAATGAGGTTGAGTGAAGTGATGACCATCGCGATCGCCTTTCATGGGTCAGGATACAAGACCTTCAAAGACTTCTATACCCTAACTGTAATACCGTTTTGGCGGAAAGCATTTCCCCACTTGGTAAGCTACACCCGCTTTGTCGAGCTAATGCCTTGGACAATGATGTTGTTATGTTGCTTTCTGCATACCCGCAAAGGCGAAGTGACAGGAATATCATTCATCGACTCCACACCGATCAATGTCTGTGTACCATGCCGTGCCCATGCCCATAAAGTATTCAAAGGTATGGTCAATTGGGGCAAAAACTCAGTGGGATGGCACTTTGGCTTCAAGCTACATTTGATTATCAATGACAAAGGGGAATTGCTTGCCTTCAAGCTCACACCAGCCAATATTGATGACCGACAACCTGTGCCTGAGATGGCTCAAGACCTCTTTGGTCAATTGTTTGGTGACCGTGGTTATATCTCCCAAAAGTTGTTTGAGAAGCTCTATGAACAAGGTTTACAACTGATTACTAAGCGCAAGAAAAATATGAAAAACTGTTTGGTCAAGTTGATTGATAAGATTTTGCTGCGTAAGCGCGCAATTATTGAGTCCGTCAATGACCAACTCAAAAACATTTCTCAGATTGAGCATTCAAGACATCGCAGTTTTTTTAATTTTCTTGTCAACCTTTTAGCTGGGTTGGTTGCTTATACATATCGAGAGACTAAACCTGCTTTAGATCTTCTCTTCAAAGGCTTGCCTGCTCTTCCTCCTGCCATCTTTTAG
- a CDS encoding nucleotidyl cyclase domain-containing protein gives MASVMIALLVSLIARIVGLVRNPPEKLFLSHDINAYTLVVMFVFTFLLTAGFIMMVCQRLFYDLKLAANTDVLTRLLNRRAMMHQLEIAMNQFYRSDRSFALILT, from the coding sequence ATGGCAAGCGTGATGATTGCGTTATTAGTCTCATTAATTGCCAGAATTGTTGGTTTAGTGAGAAATCCGCCAGAAAAATTATTTCTTTCTCATGATATCAATGCTTACACCTTAGTTGTGATGTTTGTATTCACATTTCTATTGACGGCTGGATTTATCATGATGGTCTGTCAGAGGCTTTTCTATGATTTGAAGCTTGCCGCTAATACTGATGTGCTAACTCGGTTACTTAATCGACGAGCGATGATGCATCAGCTTGAGATTGCCATGAATCAGTTTTATCGTAGCGATCGCTCCTTTGCACTTATTTTAACGTGA
- the bioF gene encoding 8-amino-7-oxononanoate synthase, translating into MKTPPISTPYDWLDRSLDSIHKANWYRSTQTITSKAGTIATIDGREMLMFASNNYLGLAGDRRLIDAAIRATEMYGTGSTGSRLVTGHLALHEELETAIADLKNTEAALVFSSGYLANLGTIAAIVGARDLILGDEYNHSCLKKGGLLSGATAIDYQHLNLADLTAKLQEHRAKYRRCLITTDSVFSMDGDLAPLREIIDLAHQYDCMVLVDEAHGTGVFGDRGGGLTQSLGIQENLIQVGTLSKALGSLGGYVAGSAKLIDYLRNRAATWIYTTGLSPADTGAAIAAIKIIKTENNLREKLWQNVEFLKQGLQNWGFQAIAFDSPIVAIEMGDIAKTLQMATHLRENGIFAPAIRPPTVPTPRIRLTLMANHTHEQIQYFMQCLQAW; encoded by the coding sequence GTGAAGACTCCCCCCATATCTACTCCCTACGACTGGCTTGATCGCTCCTTGGACTCGATCCACAAGGCTAATTGGTATCGCTCTACACAAACCATTACCAGCAAAGCAGGGACGATCGCAACCATTGATGGGCGCGAAATGCTGATGTTTGCTAGCAATAATTATTTGGGCTTAGCAGGCGATCGCCGCTTGATTGACGCAGCGATCAGGGCGACAGAAATGTATGGCACAGGCTCGACAGGATCGCGCCTAGTCACAGGACATCTGGCTTTGCATGAGGAATTAGAAACGGCGATCGCTGATCTGAAAAATACGGAAGCAGCCCTAGTGTTTAGTTCTGGTTATTTAGCAAATTTAGGGACAATTGCGGCGATCGTGGGAGCGCGAGATTTGATTTTAGGCGATGAATACAATCACTCTTGTTTGAAAAAGGGCGGATTGCTCAGTGGTGCAACGGCGATCGATTATCAGCATTTGAATTTGGCTGATCTCACCGCCAAATTGCAAGAACATCGGGCGAAATATCGGCGTTGTCTGATTACGACTGACAGCGTGTTTAGTATGGATGGCGACCTTGCGCCATTGCGGGAAATTATAGACTTAGCGCATCAATACGATTGCATGGTGTTAGTCGATGAGGCGCATGGTACGGGAGTATTTGGCGATCGCGGAGGTGGTTTGACTCAGTCTTTAGGAATTCAGGAAAACTTAATCCAAGTAGGAACCCTAAGCAAAGCTTTGGGCAGTTTGGGCGGCTATGTGGCAGGATCGGCGAAATTAATCGACTATTTACGCAATCGTGCCGCTACTTGGATTTATACGACAGGGCTTTCACCTGCGGATACGGGTGCAGCGATCGCGGCGATTAAGATTATAAAAACTGAGAATAATCTCCGAGAGAAGCTTTGGCAAAATGTGGAATTTTTGAAACAGGGTTTACAAAATTGGGGCTTTCAGGCGATCGCCTTTGACTCACCGATTGTTGCGATCGAGATGGGAGATATTGCTAAAACGCTACAAATGGCTACCCATTTACGGGAAAATGGAATCTTTGCGCCTGCCATCCGCCCTCCCACTGTGCCGACTCCACGTATTCGCCTAACTCTCATGGCAAATCATACCCACGAACAAATCCAGTATTTTATGCAATGTTTACAAGCTTGGTAA
- a CDS encoding ferritin-like domain-containing protein — protein MTVAYPRKFRGQLSAEDILDNVVRQREVHMTTLNRYRFSEQRSCKDLTGLIEFLNGKPRDLIQDLSHHVSDEARHAAWLTDLLYELGEEISTPDGNLYIDEFNRLSKYEVSSNPEDFVIDALAGINVAEKRGCEYFAAHIRSLKKVEQTPENVKIRETIEKILPEEAAHVRWGNRKLGEIAKKSEAHHAKVDAAKRKYVAIEHAAFESGMDVLAGAEVRRLENLLKISETLPLLERPQYLLNQLPETLFSPELQKTRIDIFKKAWTKDPASFIEKFIPMFFNANLKDTANKAGTY, from the coding sequence ATGACTGTTGCATATCCCCGTAAATTTCGCGGTCAACTCAGTGCTGAAGACATTCTCGATAATGTAGTGCGTCAGCGTGAAGTCCACATGACCACTTTAAATCGTTATCGCTTTAGTGAACAGCGTAGTTGCAAAGACCTAACTGGACTGATTGAATTTCTCAATGGCAAGCCCCGTGATTTGATTCAAGATCTATCACATCATGTTTCTGACGAAGCGCGTCATGCAGCTTGGTTAACTGATTTGCTGTATGAACTTGGTGAAGAGATCAGCACACCAGATGGCAATTTGTATATTGATGAATTTAACCGCTTGAGTAAGTACGAAGTCTCCTCCAATCCTGAAGATTTTGTCATTGATGCCTTGGCGGGAATCAATGTTGCGGAAAAGCGTGGTTGTGAATATTTCGCGGCTCACATTCGCTCTCTCAAGAAAGTTGAGCAAACCCCTGAAAACGTCAAGATCCGCGAAACCATTGAGAAGATTCTTCCTGAAGAAGCGGCTCATGTACGCTGGGGTAATCGCAAGCTTGGGGAGATCGCTAAAAAGAGTGAAGCCCATCATGCCAAGGTTGATGCCGCTAAGCGTAAATATGTAGCGATCGAACATGCTGCATTTGAGTCAGGAATGGATGTTCTTGCTGGTGCAGAAGTGCGCCGCCTTGAGAATTTGTTGAAGATATCTGAAACTCTGCCTCTATTGGAACGCCCTCAATACTTACTAAATCAACTTCCTGAGACTTTATTCTCTCCTGAGTTGCAAAAGACTCGTATCGATATATTCAAGAAAGCTTGGACAAAAGATCCTGCTTCCTTTATCGAGAAGTTCATTCCAATGTTCTTTAATGCCAATTTAAAAGATACCGCAAACAAGGCTGGAACCTATTGA
- the rimM gene encoding ribosome maturation factor RimM (Essential for efficient processing of 16S rRNA), translating into MTEDWLMIGKIVSPQGLKGEVRILSYSDFPERFENAGKRWIAASEKDEPQEIIMLSGREIAGKKNLFVVRLEGVNDCDRAETLRNYLMFIPTSDRPYLEHNEYMIADLVGCNVYHQPTGKALGEVISIIAAGNDLLEVRNPEINEIELIPFVEAIVPFVDISQKRIEINPPKGLIDKWLV; encoded by the coding sequence ATGACTGAAGATTGGTTAATGATTGGCAAGATAGTTTCACCTCAAGGGCTAAAAGGTGAGGTGAGAATATTGTCCTATTCAGATTTTCCAGAACGTTTTGAGAATGCTGGCAAGCGCTGGATTGCGGCTTCGGAGAAAGATGAACCGCAAGAAATCATAATGCTCTCAGGACGTGAAATTGCTGGTAAAAAGAATCTATTTGTAGTGCGTCTCGAAGGGGTTAATGATTGTGATCGAGCTGAAACTCTGCGTAATTATCTAATGTTTATCCCCACTAGCGATCGCCCCTATCTGGAGCATAACGAATATATGATTGCAGATTTAGTGGGCTGCAATGTGTATCATCAGCCTACGGGTAAGGCATTGGGAGAAGTGATTAGCATCATTGCCGCAGGAAATGATCTTTTGGAGGTTCGCAATCCCGAAATTAACGAAATCGAATTAATTCCCTTTGTCGAAGCGATCGTTCCATTTGTCGACATCAGTCAAAAAAGAATTGAAATTAATCCTCCGAAGGGATTGATCGACAAATGGCTCGTTTGA
- the rnc gene encoding ribonuclease III has translation MKDLFVFRDEKLLRMALTHRSYVHENPSVGEDNERLEFLGDAILNFLSGSYLYRQHADLGEDELTRRRAALVDEQQLANFAIALDLDTQILLGKGALRDGGNKSDNLLSCVFEAMIGALYLDRNCDVEAVRPAVEALFNSVPPELVNTRADLDAKNRLQEWVQSYIGHILPRYVTEKVGGTDHTPEFASKVYVGDRLYGQSMRNFSSKKEAERAAALDALEQIERML, from the coding sequence ATGAAAGATCTGTTTGTTTTTAGGGATGAAAAATTATTGCGAATGGCGCTAACCCATCGCTCCTATGTTCATGAAAATCCTAGCGTAGGAGAAGATAATGAGCGCTTAGAATTTTTGGGTGATGCCATTTTAAATTTCCTAAGCGGCTCCTATCTCTATCGTCAACATGCTGACCTTGGTGAAGATGAGTTGACTCGTCGTCGTGCTGCTTTGGTAGATGAGCAACAGTTAGCAAATTTTGCGATCGCCTTAGACCTAGATACTCAAATCCTCTTAGGCAAAGGTGCATTACGTGATGGCGGGAATAAGAGCGACAATCTCTTGAGTTGTGTATTTGAAGCAATGATCGGGGCTTTATATCTGGATCGTAATTGTGATGTGGAGGCGGTGCGTCCTGCGGTGGAGGCTTTGTTTAATTCAGTACCACCAGAGTTAGTGAATACCCGCGCCGATCTCGATGCTAAAAATCGCTTACAGGAATGGGTACAGTCCTATATCGGTCACATTTTGCCCAGATATGTCACCGAAAAAGTGGGGGGAACTGATCACACGCCCGAATTTGCGTCTAAAGTATATGTTGGCGATCGCCTATATGGTCAGAGTATGCGAAATTTTTCTAGTAAAAAGGAAGCAGAACGAGCAGCCGCCTTAGATGCATTAGAACAAATAGAAAGAATGTTATAA
- a CDS encoding pentapeptide repeat-containing protein, protein MLNHIAKKRNLIERYSQGERNFEGWDLKGLDLSKVDLSNAILRNANLIFANLWESTLCNTDLSGANLSDADLCGASLLDSNLSNANITRTNFSYAGLSGVRFTDVSFNNTNLRLAILNCTNLHGINFQGANLQKAYLLEANLSNTDLSHVNLHHAFLFRANLSRSNLQNADLSEADLSESSLHGANLRGANLSEVDLREADLDRVDFSEINLRLANLSGLNLSNINFIGSNLSKAILRGTILRGACFNGANLWNADLTNADLTGADLTGADLRGVNLESANLKHAVLDVGWMNEARICQTILPDGNISYRSCR, encoded by the coding sequence ATGTTGAATCATATTGCTAAAAAACGCAATTTGATAGAACGTTATTCCCAAGGAGAACGAAACTTTGAGGGATGGGATTTGAAAGGATTAGATTTAAGTAAAGTTGATCTCAGTAATGCGATTTTACGTAATGCAAATCTAATTTTTGCGAATCTGTGGGAGTCAACTCTCTGTAATACCGATCTATCAGGTGCTAATTTATCTGATGCTGATTTGTGTGGTGCATCATTACTAGATTCTAATCTTAGTAATGCCAACATCACTCGTACTAACTTTAGTTATGCAGGATTAAGTGGTGTGCGTTTTACTGACGTGAGCTTTAATAATACCAACCTGCGACTGGCGATTCTGAATTGTACAAATTTACATGGCATAAATTTTCAAGGTGCAAATTTGCAAAAAGCTTACCTTCTAGAAGCAAATCTTTCTAATACAGATTTGAGTCATGTCAATCTGCATCATGCCTTTTTGTTTCGGGCTAATCTGAGTCGATCTAATTTGCAAAATGCCGATCTCAGTGAAGCCGATCTTAGTGAATCTAGTTTACATGGAGCTAATTTAAGGGGGGCTAATTTAAGTGAAGTAGATTTACGGGAAGCTGATCTTGACCGTGTAGATTTTAGTGAAATCAATCTTCGTTTAGCAAATTTAAGTGGTTTAAATTTGAGTAATATCAATTTTATTGGTAGTAATTTAAGTAAAGCAATTTTGCGCGGAACAATTTTGCGTGGCGCTTGCTTTAATGGCGCGAATCTATGGAATGCGGATTTAACAAATGCGGATTTGACTGGGGCGGATCTGACTGGGGCAGATTTACGCGGTGTAAACCTTGAAAGCGCTAATCTAAAACATGCAGTGTTAGATGTGGGATGGATGAATGAGGCAAGAATATGTCAGACGATATTACCCGATGGCAATATCTCCTACCGAAGTTGTCGATAA